One region of Deferrivibrio essentukiensis genomic DNA includes:
- a CDS encoding ADP-ribosylglycohydrolase family protein, producing the protein MTDRCNENFDKISDCLHSKEVLSVLNETDVEIVDRVRGMIAGNILGDMLGLPLEGTKGNIQPYPPLKLNEKCVTEIKKIIWSDDTSMLIALAFSLYESDGKVNTENERKHYLRWFYEGRYTPDGRSFGYGNTTKEALISERAGTDRSSNGNGALMRSSVIVPYYLKKTDRELDEASANSCAVTHGHPVSIFTNMIYTYILKKLIYGYSFAESLRLAKIRYYDMISDINEIFENPVFYTTTAYCVTTLQTSLHVNLESNSFEEALVKAVNLGGDADTIGAVTGALAGAKYGFDNLSEGYKSAALSVIKTYPALQKFFKGIL; encoded by the coding sequence TTGACAGATAGGTGCAATGAAAATTTTGATAAAATATCTGACTGCCTGCACTCAAAAGAGGTCTTGTCAGTGCTTAATGAAACTGATGTCGAAATTGTAGACAGGGTCAGGGGGATGATTGCCGGGAATATCCTTGGAGATATGCTTGGGCTACCTTTAGAAGGTACAAAGGGGAATATTCAACCGTATCCGCCTTTAAAACTAAATGAAAAATGTGTTACGGAAATAAAAAAGATAATCTGGAGTGATGATACTTCGATGTTGATAGCTTTAGCATTTTCCTTATATGAGTCGGACGGCAAAGTAAACACGGAAAATGAAAGAAAGCATTATTTAAGATGGTTTTACGAAGGTAGGTACACCCCTGATGGCAGATCTTTTGGGTATGGTAATACAACTAAGGAGGCTTTGATTTCTGAAAGGGCGGGCACTGACAGAAGCTCAAATGGAAATGGTGCACTTATGCGCTCTTCAGTTATAGTCCCTTATTATTTGAAAAAAACTGACAGAGAGCTTGATGAGGCAAGCGCTAATTCATGCGCTGTTACCCATGGGCATCCGGTGAGTATTTTTACAAATATGATCTACACTTATATTTTGAAAAAACTAATCTATGGATATTCTTTTGCCGAGAGCTTAAGACTGGCAAAGATAAGATATTATGATATGATAAGTGATATTAATGAGATTTTTGAAAATCCCGTTTTCTATACTACGACTGCCTACTGTGTGACTACACTGCAAACATCCTTGCATGTTAACCTCGAATCAAACAGTTTTGAGGAGGCTTTGGTAAAAGCAGTTAATCTCGGTGGTGATGCTGATACAATAGGCGCGGTAACAGGTGCATTGGCAGGAGCAAAATATGGATTTGACAATTTAAGTGAAGGTTATAAAAGTGCAGCTTTAAGTGTTATAAAAACTTATCCTGCACTACAAAAATTTTTTAAAGGGATTCTTTAA
- a CDS encoding PhoH family protein encodes MTNYVLDTNVLLYDPNAVYGFNGDTLNIPITVIEEIDYFKKNMDQTGYNARYIARFLDELRKEGDLREGVKLENGTTVRVNVCNDHLASKISSDLIKDKADNLILSVALWLQEHEKKEVIFVTKDANLRIKSDVLGIKSIDYEKDRVETDRFFEGTKVIAIKDELVDKLYNNEVVKLEKEFLPNEYLRVESELNPKKSVLVRFDKISNGLVKIKEYKDGLWGIIARNSEQRFLYDALTNDSIKLVCIAGIAGTGKTLLAIAAGLAKTIDEKKYRKLLVSRPIFPMGKDLGFLPGEIKDKLAPWMQPVYDNLSFILENTNEQSTYKELFEQNLVEIEALTYIRGRSIPNQYFIVDEAQNLTPHEIKTILTRAGEGTKIVLTGDPNQIDNPYIDYYTNGLTYVMDRFKDDEIAAAVTLLKGERSILATKAAQKL; translated from the coding sequence ATGACTAATTATGTGCTTGATACTAATGTGTTGCTCTATGATCCGAATGCGGTTTATGGCTTTAATGGGGACACACTCAATATTCCCATTACGGTAATCGAAGAGATAGACTATTTCAAAAAAAATATGGATCAGACCGGCTATAATGCAAGGTATATTGCAAGATTTCTTGACGAGCTTAGAAAAGAGGGTGATTTGAGGGAAGGGGTCAAGCTTGAAAACGGGACAACTGTTCGGGTCAATGTGTGCAATGATCATCTTGCATCTAAAATTTCAAGTGATTTGATAAAAGACAAAGCAGATAATCTTATACTTTCAGTAGCGCTATGGTTGCAGGAGCATGAGAAAAAAGAGGTCATATTCGTTACAAAAGATGCAAATCTCAGAATCAAGTCCGATGTTTTAGGGATTAAATCTATCGATTATGAGAAAGATAGAGTTGAGACAGATAGATTTTTTGAGGGTACAAAAGTAATTGCTATTAAAGATGAGCTTGTCGACAAACTATACAACAATGAGGTTGTTAAGTTAGAAAAAGAATTTTTACCAAATGAATATTTGAGGGTAGAGTCTGAATTGAATCCCAAGAAGAGTGTGTTGGTAAGATTTGATAAAATAAGTAATGGTTTGGTTAAGATTAAAGAGTATAAGGATGGACTTTGGGGGATAATTGCCAGAAATTCCGAGCAAAGATTTCTCTACGATGCTTTGACCAATGATTCTATAAAGCTTGTCTGTATTGCAGGTATTGCAGGGACAGGTAAGACCCTTTTGGCTATTGCAGCGGGGCTTGCAAAGACTATAGATGAGAAGAAGTATCGTAAGCTTTTGGTATCAAGACCAATTTTCCCGATGGGGAAAGATTTGGGTTTTCTCCCAGGTGAAATAAAAGATAAGCTTGCCCCTTGGATGCAGCCTGTTTACGATAATTTAAGCTTTATCCTTGAAAACACAAATGAACAGTCTACGTATAAAGAGCTTTTTGAGCAGAACCTTGTAGAGATAGAGGCATTAACATATATCAGAGGTAGAAGTATCCCCAATCAATACTTTATAGTGGATGAAGCTCAAAATCTGACCCCACATGAAATTAAAACAATACTTACAAGAGCAGGTGAAGGGACAAAAATTGTGTTGACAGGTGACCCTAATCAAATTGATAACCCTTATATTGACTACTACACAAACGGGCTTACTTATGTTATGGATAGATTTAAAGATGATGAGATAGCTGCCGCGGTGACACTCCTTAAAGGGGAAAGATCAATTTTGGCGACGAAAGCGGCTCAAAAACTTTAA
- a CDS encoding D-sedoheptulose-7-phosphate isomerase → MEKFITDIFEEIQETQNKFFAESIPVLSSIAVEIAKTFVSGGKLFIFGNGGSAADAQHIAAEFVNRFKMERPPLPAIALTTDTSVLTSIGNDYTFDDIFLKQVQALVNDNDIALGISTSGNSENVLRALKYLAKNNIKTIGFSGKDGGKMNGLCDILFNVDCKTTARIQEVHIQAAHIICELVDELMFGQFSDLIVRL, encoded by the coding sequence ATGGAAAAGTTTATCACTGATATATTTGAAGAGATTCAGGAGACTCAGAATAAATTTTTTGCTGAAAGTATCCCTGTGCTGTCATCTATTGCGGTAGAGATAGCCAAAACTTTTGTAAGTGGTGGGAAATTGTTTATTTTTGGCAACGGGGGGTCTGCTGCTGATGCACAGCATATTGCTGCTGAGTTTGTAAACAGATTTAAAATGGAAAGGCCACCTTTGCCGGCGATAGCTCTTACAACAGATACCTCAGTTTTGACTTCGATAGGTAATGACTATACTTTTGATGATATATTTTTGAAGCAGGTGCAAGCTCTTGTAAATGATAACGATATAGCATTGGGAATTTCAACGAGCGGTAATTCTGAAAATGTATTGAGAGCATTAAAATATCTTGCAAAAAATAACATAAAAACGATAGGCTTTTCAGGAAAAGATGGTGGTAAAATGAACGGTCTGTGCGACATACTTTTTAATGTGGACTGTAAAACTACAGCAAGAATCCAGGAAGTTCACATCCAGGCTGCTCATATAATATGTGAATTGGTAGATGAATTGATGTTTGGGCAGTTTTCCGATTTAATAGTAAGATTGTAA
- the rfaE2 gene encoding D-glycero-beta-D-manno-heptose 1-phosphate adenylyltransferase gives MLARERVLSPDRLKDRLNDINGKVVFTNGCFDILHIGHLRYLEEAKKLGDILVVGVNSDDSVKRLKGEKRPINKLNERMEMLAGLKPVDYVTYFEEDTPYNLIKLLVPDILVKGGDWKVDEIVGSDIVLDNGGEVFSLNFEENFATTNIIEEVIRKYCK, from the coding sequence GTGCTTGCAAGAGAGAGGGTTTTATCTCCCGATAGATTAAAAGACAGATTAAATGATATTAATGGCAAGGTAGTATTTACGAATGGTTGTTTTGATATTTTACATATCGGCCACTTAAGGTATCTTGAAGAAGCTAAAAAGCTTGGAGATATACTTGTTGTCGGTGTTAACAGTGATGACTCAGTCAAAAGATTGAAAGGGGAAAAACGCCCCATTAATAAGTTGAATGAGCGTATGGAGATGCTTGCCGGGCTTAAGCCTGTTGACTATGTAACGTATTTTGAAGAGGACACTCCATACAATTTAATAAAACTTCTTGTCCCTGATATACTTGTAAAAGGGGGGGATTGGAAGGTGGATGAAATTGTTGGCTCCGATATAGTGCTTGATAACGGTGGGGAAGTTTTTTCTTTAAATTTTGAAGAAAATTTTGCCACAACCAACATCATAGAGGAAGTTATCCGAAAATATTGCAAATGA
- the mfd gene encoding transcription-repair coupling factor translates to MNTISNLWGASLSYHLKKIRDKGKNTFVVVKDTQQLEKLSGDFSFFFGEDSYLRFPEYTIQPFEMVRIMPDVISERVKTLYRLSKTSGNIILVTLYSLLKLLPTKDVFKESILEFKISDELSRDEIIYYLDILGYVNVEVVTDKGEFAFRGDIFDVYPVTSDLPVRVEFFDEEIESIYTYDIDNFKPVESLEKFTLLPATDLIYESAEISKKIPNIQIKEKFENFGKFGGYFWYAPYVYQKMDTIFDYCAGEKEIIFAFDDIQESLDNFYYNLEERLKDVDDYLINNFLRKKDFGRLIENNVTVMVDYSGSPTVVENYKNMALKLSYEKNNIYHSIESFIDILKGYKEFKIIVAIDNKKFEEVLKTFLNDHHIYVNEIKSYEDSLKSGVYLLKKRLSGGFIDEEDKIFLACDFEIFGFAKKRKKTISKKDAFKTNITDLQAGDYVVHIDYGIGLYKGLAHKEIGGVEGDFLELEYSGGEILYVPIDSISQIQKYFASGHTEPKLNSLKSAKWANLKQQAKKSAKKIAMDLLKLYAERKATRGKAFYGEDNTYLNMLEDSFEYEETEDQLAAIYDVYSDMQSDRPMDRLICGDVGFGKTEVAIRAACKAASSGKQVAVICPTTILAKQHYDTFSSRMKNLPFTIDYVSRFRTNKDIKKILAELAEGKIDIIIGTHRLLSKDVIFKDLGLLIVDEEQRFGVSHKEKITNMKSNIDVLSMSATPIPRTLQMSLSGVRDISVIETPPVDRLPIVTKLVSHDEEVKGAIEYELKRGGQVYFLENNVARINETAAWIKALIPFARIDVAHGQMSSNLVEKSLEKFYDGDTDILVCSTIIENGIDVPNANSIIIKNAENFGLAQLYQLKGRVGRSTRRGYCYLYIKNFNGLSQLAKKRIQIVEQLSDLGSGFKISSYDLQLRGAGDLFGAEQSGFVVNIGYELYLQLIEEAVNELKGVKRNIVKTEIQSSYPYFIPAEYIRDPKVRINYYNRIAEITNIEDYNYLYDEIRSIYGSLPEPVENLLWIMLIRNLASMLNVVKIIILSGKVKLQFHEKTAFLDPNMFLEAMKKLNITGLFTGSFEFTVRGAESVILFENTFKMLDYLNEILKNSELLAK, encoded by the coding sequence ATGAATACAATTTCTAATCTTTGGGGGGCATCCCTTTCATATCATTTAAAAAAAATAAGAGATAAGGGTAAAAACACTTTTGTTGTCGTCAAAGATACACAGCAGCTTGAAAAATTGTCAGGCGATTTTTCATTTTTCTTTGGTGAGGACAGCTACTTAAGGTTTCCGGAATATACCATCCAACCTTTTGAAATGGTAAGGATAATGCCTGACGTTATCAGCGAAAGGGTAAAGACTCTTTACAGGCTTTCAAAAACATCAGGGAATATCATACTGGTCACACTCTACAGTTTATTAAAACTTTTGCCAACCAAAGATGTTTTTAAGGAGTCAATTCTTGAGTTTAAAATTTCTGATGAGTTGTCCAGAGATGAAATAATATACTATCTTGATATACTTGGTTATGTTAACGTTGAAGTGGTTACGGATAAAGGTGAATTTGCCTTTAGAGGGGATATATTTGATGTCTACCCTGTTACGTCAGATTTGCCTGTGAGAGTTGAGTTTTTTGATGAAGAGATAGAGTCTATATATACGTATGATATTGATAATTTCAAGCCTGTGGAATCTCTTGAAAAATTTACACTTCTACCTGCTACAGACTTGATATATGAATCTGCTGAGATTTCAAAAAAGATTCCCAATATTCAAATAAAGGAAAAGTTTGAAAACTTTGGAAAATTTGGGGGCTATTTTTGGTATGCACCTTATGTGTATCAAAAGATGGATACCATATTTGACTATTGTGCCGGTGAAAAAGAGATTATCTTTGCCTTTGATGATATTCAAGAATCACTTGATAATTTTTATTATAACCTTGAAGAAAGGCTTAAAGATGTGGACGACTATCTGATTAATAATTTTTTGAGAAAAAAAGATTTTGGCAGGCTCATTGAAAATAATGTTACGGTAATGGTGGATTATTCTGGCAGTCCGACTGTAGTGGAAAACTACAAAAATATGGCATTAAAGCTTAGTTATGAAAAGAACAATATCTATCACTCTATTGAAAGTTTTATTGATATATTGAAAGGTTATAAAGAATTCAAAATTATTGTGGCAATTGATAACAAAAAGTTTGAAGAGGTTTTAAAGACTTTTTTAAATGACCATCATATTTATGTCAATGAGATAAAATCGTATGAAGATAGCTTGAAAAGTGGTGTGTACCTTTTAAAAAAGAGGCTTTCCGGCGGATTTATTGACGAAGAAGATAAAATCTTTCTTGCCTGCGATTTTGAAATATTTGGTTTTGCAAAAAAGAGAAAAAAAACTATATCCAAAAAAGATGCATTCAAAACCAATATTACCGATTTGCAGGCGGGGGATTATGTAGTCCATATCGATTATGGTATAGGACTTTATAAAGGCCTTGCTCATAAGGAGATTGGTGGTGTTGAGGGGGACTTTTTAGAGCTTGAATACAGCGGTGGCGAGATACTATATGTCCCCATTGACAGTATTTCACAAATTCAAAAGTATTTCGCCTCAGGTCATACGGAGCCAAAGTTAAATAGCCTTAAAAGTGCAAAGTGGGCAAATCTGAAGCAACAGGCAAAAAAGAGTGCCAAGAAAATTGCCATGGACCTTCTTAAGCTTTATGCAGAGAGAAAAGCAACAAGAGGGAAAGCCTTCTATGGAGAAGACAATACTTATCTAAATATGTTGGAAGATAGCTTTGAATATGAAGAAACAGAGGATCAATTGGCGGCAATTTACGATGTGTATTCGGATATGCAATCGGACAGACCGATGGACAGACTAATTTGTGGTGATGTCGGTTTTGGTAAGACTGAGGTGGCTATCAGAGCTGCATGCAAAGCTGCATCCAGTGGCAAACAAGTGGCGGTAATATGTCCGACGACAATTTTGGCTAAGCAGCACTATGACACATTTTCCTCAAGAATGAAAAATCTTCCGTTTACAATAGATTATGTATCACGATTTAGAACAAATAAGGATATTAAAAAAATTTTAGCTGAGCTTGCTGAAGGTAAGATAGATATTATCATAGGTACCCACAGGCTGTTGTCAAAAGACGTAATCTTCAAGGACTTAGGGCTTTTGATAGTTGATGAAGAGCAGAGGTTTGGAGTATCGCATAAAGAAAAAATAACAAATATGAAATCAAATATCGATGTTCTTTCAATGAGTGCTACCCCTATCCCGAGGACATTGCAAATGTCTTTGTCAGGCGTAAGGGATATAAGTGTCATAGAAACACCGCCTGTTGACAGACTCCCAATAGTGACAAAGCTTGTCAGCCATGATGAAGAGGTTAAGGGGGCAATTGAATATGAATTAAAAAGAGGTGGGCAGGTATATTTTCTTGAAAATAATGTTGCCAGAATAAATGAAACTGCAGCATGGATAAAAGCGCTTATCCCTTTTGCAAGGATAGATGTGGCACATGGACAGATGAGCTCAAATTTGGTGGAGAAATCTCTTGAAAAATTTTACGATGGTGATACCGATATACTCGTTTGTTCTACGATTATTGAGAATGGGATAGATGTTCCAAATGCCAACAGTATCATTATTAAAAACGCTGAAAATTTTGGACTTGCTCAGCTTTATCAGTTAAAAGGGCGTGTGGGCAGGTCTACCAGAAGAGGTTACTGCTATCTTTACATAAAAAACTTTAACGGCTTATCACAGCTTGCCAAAAAAAGGATTCAGATTGTGGAGCAATTAAGTGATTTGGGGAGTGGTTTTAAGATATCGTCTTACGATTTGCAACTTAGGGGAGCCGGAGATTTATTTGGTGCAGAGCAGTCGGGATTTGTAGTAAATATAGGGTATGAGCTTTATTTGCAACTTATTGAAGAAGCTGTAAATGAACTAAAAGGGGTTAAAAGAAATATTGTAAAGACAGAGATTCAGTCTTCATACCCTTATTTCATACCTGCTGAGTATATCAGAGATCCGAAAGTCAGAATCAATTACTACAATAGAATTGCAGAAATAACAAATATAGAGGATTATAATTATCTTTATGATGAAATACGCTCAATTTACGGAAGTCTTCCTGAGCCGGTAGAAAATTTACTGTGGATTATGTTAATAAGAAATCTTGCGTCAATGCTTAATGTTGTTAAAATTATAATTCTTTCTGGAAAAGTAAAACTTCAATTTCATGAAAAAACAGCATTCTTAGACCCGAATATGTTTTTGGAAGCTATGAAGAAACTGAATATTACGGGGCTTTTTACGGGTAGCTTTGAATTTACGGTGAGAGGAGCGGAATCTGTAATATTATTTGAGAATACATTTAAAATGCTTGATTATTTAAATGAAATACTGAAAAATAGTGAATTATTAGCTAAATAA
- a CDS encoding peptidylprolyl isomerase translates to MKKLFLLLFLILFIGCSDKSDEAKNEKDIELNTKKPVLIIDNKPYYNEDIINYAYYLLQEMDEKEVENTEIKDKILNDFINHILLLREAKKAGINIDRQRIKKVVEKFNKGAEEDSLSIFTGKIQPDIAQIEKIIYENMVVQAYLNKLVEEKVKVTEEDLKAYYDNMSKTEVNKTLYNVWHIFTTDEKKADKARELLRQRNSFKKIAESYSEDPYAEKGGDMGYIDLDVMPEVFQYVKKMRIRQVSPVLKSDYGYHIFSLRDIAKSTVSGTFEEASGEIYSKVYESKQNDLIENLIKELRKNAEIKIIGGVNFTFESDNSSKNN, encoded by the coding sequence ATGAAAAAACTTTTTCTTTTACTCTTTTTGATATTATTTATCGGGTGTTCGGATAAAAGTGATGAAGCAAAAAACGAGAAAGATATAGAGTTAAATACTAAAAAACCTGTACTAATTATTGATAATAAACCATATTACAATGAAGATATTATAAATTATGCATATTATCTCCTGCAAGAGATGGACGAAAAAGAGGTGGAAAATACTGAAATCAAAGACAAAATATTAAATGACTTTATAAATCATATTTTACTTTTACGAGAAGCAAAAAAAGCGGGGATAAATATAGATAGACAAAGGATTAAAAAGGTGGTTGAAAAGTTTAATAAAGGGGCGGAAGAGGATAGCTTATCCATTTTTACAGGTAAGATACAGCCTGACATTGCTCAGATAGAAAAAATAATATATGAGAATATGGTGGTGCAAGCCTATTTAAATAAGCTTGTAGAAGAAAAGGTTAAAGTAACGGAAGAAGATTTGAAAGCGTATTATGACAATATGAGTAAGACGGAGGTTAATAAGACGCTTTATAATGTGTGGCACATATTTACAACCGATGAGAAAAAGGCGGATAAAGCAAGGGAGCTTCTTAGACAGAGAAATTCTTTTAAAAAAATAGCTGAAAGTTACTCTGAAGACCCATATGCTGAAAAAGGTGGTGATATGGGTTATATTGATTTGGATGTTATGCCGGAAGTCTTTCAATATGTGAAGAAAATGAGGATAAGACAAGTCAGCCCTGTTCTTAAATCTGACTACGGTTATCATATTTTTTCACTGAGGGATATCGCTAAAAGCACTGTAAGTGGTACATTTGAAGAGGCATCAGGGGAGATTTACTCTAAAGTTTATGAGTCAAAACAGAATGATTTAATAGAAAATTTAATAAAGGAGTTAAGAAAAAATGCTGAGATTAAAATTATTGGTGGTGTTAATTTTACTTTTGAGTCTGACAATTCAAGCAAAAACAATTGA
- a CDS encoding SurA N-terminal domain-containing protein translates to MLRLKLLVVLILLLSLTIQAKTIDKILVIVGDKIITQYEVESFNPKKVKEIYSVEDEQKRNDLLKKYYQSVLEFLVNQYTIEIAAEREGIKIGEDEVDMAINQILEKNNITKEQLEQLLEKEDLTFQKYKWQIKMDIINARLNSRVILPRLVVAEEDIKKYIDENNSILDLDDSFELRMIVIEKDKEDDLKKELGKTSFADLAIKYSTDKSAKSGGYIGNIKLGFLPDNLKEKFKDVKKGDIVRIEDGDVVKYFFVENFKSKYDIDEKLKSEIVDKLKKAQYQKVYDNWLEEHKKTIFVKYMN, encoded by the coding sequence ATGCTGAGATTAAAATTATTGGTGGTGTTAATTTTACTTTTGAGTCTGACAATTCAAGCAAAAACAATTGACAAAATACTAGTTATCGTTGGAGATAAGATAATTACCCAATATGAAGTTGAGTCGTTTAACCCTAAAAAGGTTAAAGAGATTTATTCTGTGGAAGATGAGCAAAAAAGAAATGATTTGTTGAAAAAATATTACCAAAGTGTTTTAGAGTTTTTGGTAAATCAATACACTATTGAAATTGCTGCTGAAAGGGAAGGGATAAAAATAGGTGAAGATGAAGTTGATATGGCAATAAATCAGATACTTGAAAAAAATAATATTACCAAAGAGCAGCTCGAGCAGCTTTTAGAGAAGGAAGACTTGACTTTTCAAAAATATAAGTGGCAGATAAAAATGGACATAATTAATGCGAGACTTAACTCAAGAGTTATCTTACCAAGGTTAGTTGTGGCAGAAGAGGATATAAAAAAGTACATTGATGAAAATAACTCAATTTTGGATTTAGATGATAGTTTTGAGCTTCGAATGATAGTTATAGAAAAAGATAAAGAAGATGATTTGAAAAAAGAGTTAGGGAAGACCTCATTTGCTGATTTGGCAATAAAATATTCCACTGACAAGTCAGCTAAATCTGGCGGCTATATTGGAAACATTAAGTTGGGTTTTTTACCCGATAATTTAAAGGAAAAATTTAAAGATGTTAAAAAGGGGGATATTGTAAGGATAGAAGATGGCGATGTTGTTAAATATTTCTTTGTGGAAAACTTTAAGTCTAAATACGATATAGATGAGAAGTTAAAAAGTGAAATAGTTGACAAACTTAAAAAAGCTCAATATCAAAAAGTTTATGACAATTGGCTTGAAGAGCATAAAAAAACTATATTTGTAAAATACATGAACTAA
- a CDS encoding RNA-binding S4 domain-containing protein encodes MRIDKFLKVSFLLKRRTVANEAADEGFIYVNGKKVKPSYKVSPGDIIELDMWNFYKKVKVLNIPEKGNIPKKDIENFIEILEYKPKETDDIL; translated from the coding sequence ATGAGAATAGATAAGTTTCTTAAAGTATCATTTTTGTTGAAAAGAAGAACAGTTGCAAATGAGGCGGCTGACGAAGGTTTTATTTATGTTAATGGAAAAAAGGTTAAACCTTCCTATAAAGTTTCTCCAGGCGATATTATTGAACTTGATATGTGGAATTTTTATAAAAAGGTAAAAGTTTTAAATATCCCTGAAAAGGGGAATATCCCAAAAAAAGATATTGAAAATTTTATCGAGATTTTAGAGTATAAACCAAAAGAGACAGATGATATTCTATAA